In a genomic window of Lacrimispora sp. BS-2:
- a CDS encoding AAA family ATPase has product MQITSVHIKNFKSIQDMEIQNVENALILVGKNNTGKTGVLDAIRAAAGAYEVTEEDFNEKKQNIEITMTLAITPEDLASFHRGGVVSQYKRFDAWLHDFETKLPSYKEGSLTFTYQINWNGVVRFKDGYRKNNRYIRDIFPRLYYIDSERDLNQFQNDLLLFQEDDQLSKLRTHVCMFDGARECNQCFKCIGLINQKKPEELQIYETVKLLEYKMYQLNLNSFAEKVNDNYRKNGGYEEIRFSLNCNPCELFKVTAETYHVERGKLSPINNLSNGMKSLYMLSLLETYTEDEKRIPSIVIVEDPEIFLHPQLQKISSEILYRLSKKNQVIFTTHSPGMLFNFTRRQIRQVVLDRDGYSFVRVRTDIDAILDDLGYGANDLLGVSFVFIVEGKQDKSRLPLLLEKYYSEIYDKEGNLSRISIITTNSCTNIKTYANLKYMNQVYLRDQFLMIRDGDGKNPEELAGQLCRYYDDRSLEEVDKLPKVTRRNVLILKYYSFENYFLNPKIMAKLGVVENEDAFYRTLFGKWKEYLYRLKSGKQFVEMVGKDMESPEDLKAHMEEFKIYMRGHNLYDIFYGPYKKQEGELLKQYIDLAPREDFSDILDAIDQFVYFESRKA; this is encoded by the coding sequence ATGCAGATAACATCCGTACATATTAAAAATTTTAAATCCATACAGGATATGGAAATTCAGAATGTGGAAAATGCCCTGATACTGGTGGGGAAGAACAATACGGGAAAAACAGGTGTCTTAGATGCCATACGGGCAGCTGCAGGCGCCTATGAGGTTACGGAAGAGGATTTTAACGAAAAGAAGCAGAATATAGAGATCACCATGACCCTGGCCATTACACCGGAGGATCTGGCTTCCTTTCACAGGGGAGGGGTGGTGAGCCAGTATAAGCGGTTTGATGCATGGCTCCATGATTTTGAAACAAAGCTACCTTCGTACAAGGAGGGAAGTCTGACCTTTACTTATCAGATCAACTGGAATGGGGTGGTCAGGTTTAAGGATGGATACCGGAAGAATAACCGTTATATCAGGGATATCTTCCCCAGGCTCTATTACATTGACTCAGAACGGGATTTAAACCAGTTTCAGAATGATCTGCTGCTTTTTCAGGAGGATGACCAGCTGTCAAAGCTAAGGACCCATGTGTGCATGTTTGACGGCGCCAGGGAATGTAACCAGTGCTTTAAATGCATCGGACTGATCAACCAAAAGAAGCCGGAGGAGCTGCAGATTTATGAGACGGTAAAGCTGCTGGAATATAAGATGTATCAGTTAAACTTAAATAGTTTTGCCGAAAAGGTCAATGACAATTACAGAAAAAACGGCGGCTATGAGGAAATCCGTTTTTCCTTAAACTGCAATCCCTGTGAATTGTTTAAAGTAACAGCTGAGACCTATCATGTGGAAAGGGGAAAGCTAAGCCCCATAAATAACTTGAGCAATGGCATGAAAAGCCTTTATATGCTGTCTCTTTTGGAGACCTACACAGAGGATGAAAAGCGGATTCCCAGCATTGTCATTGTGGAAGACCCTGAGATTTTCCTTCACCCACAGCTTCAGAAAATATCCAGTGAGATCCTTTACCGGTTATCGAAGAAGAATCAAGTGATTTTCACCACTCATTCTCCTGGAATGCTGTTTAATTTCACCAGACGCCAGATCAGGCAGGTGGTGCTTGACCGGGACGGCTATTCCTTTGTCAGGGTCAGAACCGATATTGATGCAATTCTCGATGATCTGGGTTATGGAGCCAACGATCTTTTGGGGGTCAGCTTTGTGTTCATTGTGGAGGGCAAACAGGATAAAAGCCGCCTGCCCCTGCTGTTGGAAAAGTATTATTCGGAAATTTATGATAAGGAGGGGAATTTATCAAGAATCTCCATTATTACCACCAATAGCTGTACCAATATAAAGACGTATGCCAATTTAAAGTACATGAACCAGGTGTATTTAAGGGATCAGTTCCTGATGATCCGGGATGGGGACGGAAAGAACCCTGAGGAACTGGCAGGCCAGCTTTGCCGGTATTATGATGACCGCAGTCTGGAGGAGGTCGACAAGCTTCCAAAGGTGACCAGAAGAAATGTACTTATACTAAAGTACTATTCCTTTGAAAATTATTTCCTCAATCCAAAAATCATGGCAAAGCTTGGAGTGGTGGAAAATGAAGATGCATTCTACCGGACACTGTTTGGCAAATGGAAGGAATACCTTTACCGGTTAAAGAGCGGGAAGCAGTTTGTGGAGATGGTTGGGAAGGATATGGAATCTCCCGAAGATTTAAAGGCTCATATGGAGGAATTTAAGATTTATATGCGGGGACATAACCTGTATGATATTTTTTACGGGCCATATAAAAAGCAGGAAGGGGAGCTGCTGAAACAATACATTGATCTGGCTCCCCGGGAAGATTTTAGCGATATTTTAGATGCCATTGATCAGTTCGTTTACTTTGAAAGCAGGAAGGCATAG
- a CDS encoding cysteine-rich KTR domain-containing protein, translating into MKEKQWVYCPICNNKTRMQIREDTVLKNFPLFCPKCKHEIVIDVWQFNIKIVNEQDAEPTTMRNHICSGKHELKTNILPDKLLL; encoded by the coding sequence TTGAAAGAAAAACAATGGGTCTATTGCCCTATCTGCAACAACAAAACACGAATGCAAATTAGGGAAGATACGGTTCTTAAAAACTTCCCCTTGTTTTGCCCCAAGTGCAAGCATGAGATTGTGATTGATGTGTGGCAGTTTAATATCAAGATTGTCAATGAGCAAGACGCAGAGCCGACAACCATGAGAAATCATATTTGTTCTGGGAAACATGAGCTTAAAACAAACATTTTGCCTGATAAACTTTTATTATGA
- a CDS encoding DUF4867 family protein, protein MGLSMKPVTDPAFGTYGKVVTGYDAGELLEKMKETPLPEEVIYVPSVAELEELTVCREMEKKLYGQLSIQVGYCNGHNKKLNAVEYHRNSEINIAVTDLVLILGRQQDITPDYTYDSSKMEAFLVPAGTVIEVYATTLHYAPCHVEEGGFRCVVILPKDTNTELEPAGEAVNEEDRLLFARNKWLIGHKEGGLPKQAYIGISGENPSI, encoded by the coding sequence ATGGGATTATCAATGAAACCAGTGACAGATCCTGCATTTGGCACATATGGGAAAGTGGTTACAGGATATGATGCAGGGGAACTGTTGGAAAAAATGAAGGAGACGCCTCTTCCGGAGGAGGTGATTTATGTCCCTTCCGTAGCGGAATTAGAGGAGCTGACAGTTTGTAGGGAAATGGAAAAGAAGCTGTACGGTCAGCTGTCCATTCAGGTAGGCTACTGCAACGGCCACAATAAGAAGCTGAACGCAGTGGAATACCACAGAAATTCAGAGATTAATATTGCTGTGACGGATCTGGTCCTGATTTTAGGAAGGCAGCAGGACATTACCCCGGATTATACATACGATTCGAGTAAAATGGAAGCATTCCTGGTTCCGGCAGGGACCGTGATCGAGGTTTATGCAACGACCCTTCATTATGCGCCATGCCATGTAGAGGAGGGGGGCTTCCGATGTGTGGTGATCCTGCCAAAGGATACCAATACGGAACTGGAGCCTGCCGGGGAAGCGGTGAATGAGGAAGACAGACTGTTGTTTGCAAGGAATAAATGGCTTATTGGACATAAAGAGGGCGGACTTCCAAAACAGGCTTATATTGGCATTTCAGGAGAAAATCCGTCTATTTGA
- a CDS encoding ECF transporter S component, whose product MNMTKQTSKLTLMAMLCALAFVAVVAIRIPLIPMLPFLEYEPKDVIIITGGFLFGPMSSALISVIVSFVEMFTISSTGIIGLIMNVLSTVAFVCPAAYFYKKHHSLLGAFLGMVAGTLLMTLVMVLWNYLITPIYMGYPRDAVVKLLLPAFVPFNLLKGGINTALTLLIYKPLVNTLRKSNLMIPTSTDAPKKQSFNLGMTLAAGIILITCILAVLVMKGII is encoded by the coding sequence ATGAATATGACAAAACAAACAAGTAAACTCACCCTCATGGCCATGCTTTGTGCGCTGGCCTTTGTAGCCGTTGTGGCAATCCGGATCCCTCTGATCCCCATGCTGCCTTTCCTGGAGTATGAGCCCAAAGATGTTATTATCATTACCGGCGGCTTCTTATTCGGGCCAATGTCATCTGCACTGATCTCCGTTATCGTATCATTTGTGGAGATGTTTACCATCAGCAGCACCGGAATCATCGGACTGATCATGAACGTTCTTTCTACGGTCGCATTTGTCTGTCCGGCAGCTTACTTCTATAAGAAGCACCATTCCCTTTTGGGTGCATTCCTTGGCATGGTGGCAGGTACCTTACTCATGACCCTGGTCATGGTTTTGTGGAACTACCTTATTACCCCAATTTACATGGGATATCCAAGGGATGCCGTGGTAAAGCTTCTACTCCCTGCATTCGTCCCCTTTAACCTTTTAAAGGGAGGAATCAACACGGCCCTGACTCTTCTTATCTATAAACCATTAGTCAACACGTTGAGAAAATCCAATCTCATGATTCCGACTTCAACGGATGCACCAAAAAAGCAGTCGTTCAATCTTGGCATGACCCTTGCTGCAGGGATCATCTTAATAACCTGTATTTTGGCCGTCCTGGTTATGAAGGGAATTATCTAA
- a CDS encoding FeoC-like transcriptional regulator gives MLTQLLEYLKSGNTYSIQDLAELLHQDEAGVRIELEYLERQGYIRKVIQQNDCGHSCNGCHGCEQLLSGLSMWEVVNRT, from the coding sequence GTGCTAACTCAATTACTGGAATACCTGAAAAGCGGAAACACATATAGCATACAGGATTTAGCTGAATTGCTCCACCAAGATGAAGCTGGTGTTCGGATAGAACTTGAATATTTGGAACGGCAGGGCTATATCCGAAAAGTGATTCAACAAAACGATTGCGGTCATAGCTGTAATGGCTGTCATGGTTGCGAACAGCTGCTATCTGGTTTGTCTATGTGGGAAGTTGTCAATCGCACTTAA
- a CDS encoding sugar O-acetyltransferase — MDLKEKMRSGKLYDCVDDALIAEQTSCLEILYDFNQTRPSEGEKRQKILKNLFAEIGKNCYIEPPLHANWGCHIHMGNDVYVNFNLTLVDDADIYIGNHVMFGPNVVVDTAAHPIRPDIRKRQIQFNVPITIEDNVWVGAGTIILPGVRIGENSVIGAGSVVTRDIPANVVAYGSPCRVIREIGERDMKYYFRDWEIDPEIIDPEI; from the coding sequence ATGGATTTAAAAGAAAAAATGAGAAGCGGAAAGCTTTATGACTGTGTTGATGATGCCCTGATCGCAGAGCAGACCAGCTGTCTGGAAATCCTATATGACTTCAACCAGACCCGCCCGTCCGAAGGCGAAAAGCGGCAGAAAATCTTAAAAAATCTTTTTGCTGAGATCGGAAAAAACTGCTACATCGAACCCCCGCTCCACGCCAACTGGGGATGTCACATTCATATGGGCAATGACGTATATGTAAACTTTAATTTAACTCTGGTGGATGACGCCGATATCTACATAGGAAATCACGTCATGTTCGGCCCTAACGTGGTGGTGGACACGGCCGCTCATCCCATCCGCCCCGATATCCGTAAAAGGCAGATTCAGTTTAACGTGCCCATTACCATTGAAGACAACGTATGGGTCGGAGCCGGGACCATCATCCTCCCAGGCGTCCGGATCGGTGAAAACAGCGTAATCGGAGCCGGAAGCGTTGTGACCAGAGATATCCCTGCCAACGTAGTCGCCTATGGAAGCCCATGCAGAGTCATAAGGGAAATCGGCGAGCGGGATATGAAATACTATTTCAGGGACTGGGAAATTGATCCAGAAATAATTGATCCGGAAATATAA
- a CDS encoding AraC family transcriptional regulator has product MFSVIKSNNPKTQIEYIGPNQAVMILRNKESGSLTMFQFFPSVILSFNRIFTSLWPVSNGFPTRTLLLNYCIDGRCEMYLDSGKFCFVAPGNLFIGTQQARSDYKYPTEHYEGIELIFHLDMLDIEPYPLFQELGIDLKSLYESLKLKDNLYFAEESFDLHAIVFELWALRNSQDINGMKLLVAKLLLAVSKPEYQKNGNIRYLAPSQVRIAKETCAILCSDLKANYTAKELALRFQVSETTLKNYFRCVYGENISAYVRKKRMKQAAELLQTTDTPIADISIQVGYENPSKFAVVFKKQFGVTPLEYRRSKRLDDFE; this is encoded by the coding sequence ATGTTTTCCGTTATCAAATCGAATAATCCAAAAACTCAAATTGAATATATCGGTCCGAATCAAGCCGTAATGATTTTGAGAAATAAAGAGAGTGGCAGCCTTACCATGTTTCAATTTTTCCCCAGTGTGATTCTTTCATTTAATCGAATCTTCACATCTCTATGGCCTGTAAGCAACGGCTTTCCTACCCGAACATTACTGCTCAACTATTGCATTGATGGACGCTGTGAAATGTATTTAGACAGCGGGAAGTTTTGCTTTGTTGCGCCCGGCAATCTTTTCATTGGAACGCAACAGGCACGAAGCGATTACAAATACCCGACTGAACATTATGAGGGAATTGAATTGATATTTCATCTTGATATGTTGGATATTGAGCCTTACCCGCTTTTTCAGGAGTTAGGAATAGACCTGAAAAGCTTGTACGAAAGTCTGAAGCTAAAAGATAATTTATATTTTGCTGAGGAATCATTTGATTTACATGCAATCGTTTTTGAATTGTGGGCATTACGGAACAGCCAAGACATTAACGGCATGAAATTATTGGTGGCAAAACTTCTGTTAGCTGTTTCTAAACCGGAATATCAGAAGAACGGAAATATCCGCTATCTTGCCCCCTCGCAAGTACGTATTGCAAAAGAAACCTGTGCGATTCTTTGCTCCGACTTAAAAGCCAACTATACCGCTAAAGAATTAGCCTTACGTTTTCAAGTAAGTGAAACAACGCTAAAAAATTATTTCCGATGTGTATATGGGGAAAATATATCTGCCTATGTTCGGAAAAAACGCATGAAGCAAGCCGCGGAGCTTCTGCAAACAACGGACACACCCATTGCGGATATTTCGATACAGGTAGGGTACGAAAATCCCAGTAAATTTGCGGTAGTATTCAAGAAACAGTTTGGGGTGACACCGCTGGAATATCGTCGTTCTAAACGCTTAGACGATTTTGAATAG
- a CDS encoding FeoA family protein, whose amino-acid sequence MEILTKLRKGSVGKIKSIGGNVHFQSRITSIGLTPGSVIEVIQNEKKHPLLIYSRDTMLAINRKDAEQIGLEEISR is encoded by the coding sequence GTGGAAATCCTAACAAAATTACGGAAAGGCTCCGTTGGAAAAATAAAATCCATCGGGGGCAATGTGCATTTTCAAAGCCGCATTACCTCTATCGGACTGACCCCCGGAAGTGTGATAGAAGTGATTCAAAATGAAAAAAAGCACCCGCTGTTGATTTATAGCCGCGATACAATGCTTGCAATCAACCGAAAGGACGCGGAGCAAATAGGATTGGAGGAAATAAGCCGATGA
- the xylB gene encoding xylulokinase, whose product MNYLIGIDVGTSATKTVLFDEKGGVIASASREYPLYQPKNGWAEQKPEDWREAVLDTLSQVITKSGVLKEDVKGIGISGQMHGLVMLDKKNEVIRPSIIWCDQRTASEVEDMLTLMPKERWIEITANPPLTGWTAAKILWVRKNEPENYGRCRHILLPKDYIRYVLTGVFATEVSDASGMQLLDVPGRCWSEEVLNKLDIDPKLLGEVFESCEVTGSLLPEIAERTGLSVGTKVVGGAGDNAAAAVGTGVVKDGMAFTTIGTSGVVFAHSSQVTIDPKGRVHTCCCAVPGAWHVMGVTQGAGLSLKWFKDNFCQDYVEEANRQGIDLYDLINRDVNQVEAGSDKLIYLPYLMGERTPHLDPDCRGVFFGLSAIHTRKHMLRAVMEGVSYSLSDCNDILNEMGIRVGEMMACGGGGKSQVWRQMLADMYDCHVKTVAQTEGPALGAAILAGVGCKIFESAEAACDALISQDKSTGPEEKQAGLYKKYHQLYKELYEDLKGSYKKLAAL is encoded by the coding sequence ATGAATTATCTGATTGGAATTGATGTGGGGACATCGGCAACAAAAACCGTCCTGTTTGATGAAAAGGGCGGTGTGATTGCTTCCGCTTCCAGGGAATATCCCCTTTATCAGCCTAAGAACGGCTGGGCAGAGCAGAAGCCGGAAGACTGGAGAGAGGCGGTTCTTGATACCCTTTCCCAAGTTATAACAAAGTCAGGGGTTTTAAAAGAAGATGTAAAAGGAATCGGTATTTCAGGTCAGATGCACGGACTTGTGATGCTTGATAAAAAGAATGAGGTGATACGTCCCTCTATTATCTGGTGTGACCAGAGGACCGCATCCGAAGTGGAAGACATGCTTACCCTTATGCCAAAAGAGCGCTGGATCGAAATCACTGCCAATCCGCCTCTTACGGGCTGGACGGCGGCTAAGATTTTATGGGTAAGGAAGAATGAGCCGGAGAATTACGGAAGGTGCAGGCACATCCTTCTTCCTAAGGATTATATCCGTTACGTATTAACCGGAGTCTTTGCCACTGAGGTTTCCGATGCCAGCGGAATGCAGCTTTTGGATGTGCCCGGCAGGTGCTGGTCTGAGGAGGTTTTAAATAAGCTGGATATTGATCCAAAGCTTTTGGGGGAAGTGTTTGAATCCTGTGAGGTGACGGGAAGCCTGCTTCCTGAGATCGCTGAGAGAACCGGGCTTTCTGTGGGAACAAAGGTCGTGGGAGGCGCTGGAGACAATGCAGCGGCTGCAGTCGGAACAGGAGTTGTGAAGGATGGAATGGCCTTTACCACCATAGGGACTTCTGGGGTTGTGTTTGCTCACAGCAGCCAGGTTACCATTGACCCGAAAGGAAGAGTCCATACCTGCTGCTGTGCGGTTCCGGGAGCATGGCATGTCATGGGAGTGACCCAGGGGGCTGGGCTGTCCTTAAAATGGTTTAAGGATAATTTCTGCCAGGATTATGTGGAAGAAGCAAACAGACAGGGAATTGATCTTTACGATCTCATCAACCGGGATGTGAATCAGGTGGAAGCAGGAAGTGATAAGCTTATTTATCTTCCGTATTTGATGGGGGAAAGAACTCCTCATCTGGACCCGGACTGCAGGGGCGTGTTTTTTGGACTTTCTGCCATCCATACGAGAAAACATATGCTGCGGGCCGTAATGGAAGGAGTTTCTTATTCCCTCAGCGACTGCAACGATATCCTTAATGAAATGGGAATCAGGGTAGGAGAGATGATGGCATGCGGCGGCGGCGGAAAGAGCCAGGTATGGCGCCAGATGCTGGCGGATATGTATGACTGCCATGTAAAAACCGTGGCCCAGACAGAAGGACCGGCCCTTGGAGCCGCTATTTTAGCCGGAGTGGGGTGCAAAATCTTTGAGAGCGCGGAAGCTGCCTGTGACGCTCTGATCTCCCAGGATAAGTCTACGGGACCAGAGGAAAAACAGGCCGGTCTTTATAAGAAATACCATCAGTTATATAAGGAACTGTATGAGGATTTAAAGGGCAGCTATAAGAAGCTTGCAGCTTTGTAA
- a CDS encoding CPBP family intramembrane glutamic endopeptidase: MTNKKIIVQFTVLTFSIAYLVSGALIALGQFGYSVHNWVYSLQQFVMNIPFAIYILSPAIASYIVLKKNNKITDFKEWLKTVFYAKNNISLYLFVAAGLALYFLIHIAVSGPTEMVLPFYTFFLSLPGNLIIGGLEEAGWMYILQPELDKKYGFVLSSVFVGSIWILWHIPLFFIPGTNHGEGLINFWMFAVQLMAFRFFNGAIYKISGKGGVFMCVLFHTMFNAASPIFGTMTMTWAGTIAANAMIVLISIVTVMIYDKKSRRIV; the protein is encoded by the coding sequence GTGACAAACAAAAAAATCATAGTACAATTTACGGTACTGACATTTTCCATAGCCTATCTTGTGTCAGGTGCTTTAATTGCCCTTGGGCAATTCGGATATTCGGTTCACAATTGGGTTTACTCCTTACAACAATTTGTAATGAATATTCCTTTTGCAATCTATATTTTGTCGCCCGCTATTGCTTCATATATCGTTCTGAAGAAAAATAATAAAATAACAGATTTTAAGGAATGGTTGAAAACTGTTTTTTACGCCAAAAATAACATCTCTCTCTATTTGTTCGTTGCCGCAGGGCTTGCACTGTATTTTTTGATACATATTGCAGTTTCAGGCCCCACGGAAATGGTACTTCCATTTTATACGTTCTTCCTTTCCCTGCCTGGTAATCTTATTATCGGTGGCTTGGAGGAAGCTGGCTGGATGTACATATTACAGCCTGAGCTTGACAAAAAATATGGCTTTGTTTTGTCTTCTGTTTTTGTTGGAAGCATTTGGATTTTATGGCATATCCCTCTCTTCTTCATTCCGGGGACAAATCACGGAGAGGGACTCATTAACTTTTGGATGTTTGCAGTTCAACTCATGGCGTTTCGGTTTTTCAATGGGGCAATCTACAAAATATCCGGAAAAGGCGGTGTGTTTATGTGCGTATTATTCCACACCATGTTCAATGCGGCATCTCCCATCTTTGGCACCATGACTATGACTTGGGCGGGAACAATTGCCGCAAACGCTATGATTGTTCTTATTTCAATTGTAACCGTTATGATATACGACAAAAAGAGTAGACGAATCGTATAA
- the feoB gene encoding ferrous iron transport protein B: MNTTTIALLGQPNSGKSTLFNSLTGSKQHVGNWPGKTVEKKEGYFTHNNTSYTVVDLPGTYSLSANSEEEVITRNYIASGKADMVCILADASQLERSLYMMADYAGIRVPVFLVLNMMDIAASQGREINCKALAKELQIPVVPMVAADRKKYADFYAVLEQMGKGTPAELNTQNLISCYEKVIGQNYTQLVQLLPEEGMRIYTSQWLAAKLIEGDSLAMESVQSAAKGKWSEIQKIISSVNAGSLLTGDSKFRWIEGLLKNHVTNPRKRKERGRFDKIATSKTWGKPLAILIILFGLLLSMMIAMPFMGLFSYIPALSAPLSNVILGVGIPAFLVSLLCDAVLAGISFALMMASFVFGVSLVFGFMEEVGYMARISYVFDNTMSKFGLQGKAVMPFLVSLGCNIGGVGSTRVIDSWGQRVTTIALSWVVPCASTWGVVGLISSLFFENMAPVVILSMFVVAFLHIFITSKVFGKRLIKESERTGLIMELPPYHKPRYKNLFRFVLDRIGDVLKRALKIIILVSVVFWALAYTSSGNIENSLIYKIGTAIEPVTMIFGLRWQMFMAWMASAIGKESSLGVLASLFNSQGVWSAIAGQKLIETNTAVVGTNLLATISKPEALAFLYAFFFNMPCLMTLSATAQESHSMKWTLRITAYYLATALLLSTIAYHIGLLIF, translated from the coding sequence ATGAACACAACAACTATCGCGTTATTGGGACAACCCAATTCGGGAAAGTCAACGCTGTTTAATTCACTGACCGGCTCTAAACAGCACGTTGGGAACTGGCCGGGTAAAACGGTTGAGAAAAAAGAGGGGTATTTTACCCACAACAATACTTCCTACACAGTCGTGGATTTGCCCGGTACATACAGCCTATCCGCCAATTCAGAAGAAGAAGTCATTACAAGAAACTACATTGCGAGCGGCAAGGCGGATATGGTTTGTATTTTGGCGGACGCTTCGCAATTAGAGCGCAGCCTTTACATGATGGCGGACTATGCGGGAATACGAGTACCTGTTTTTTTAGTGCTGAATATGATGGATATTGCCGCTTCACAGGGTAGAGAAATCAACTGCAAGGCGCTTGCAAAAGAACTGCAAATTCCTGTTGTTCCGATGGTAGCCGCAGACAGAAAAAAATATGCTGATTTTTATGCGGTCTTAGAACAAATGGGAAAAGGGACTCCCGCCGAACTGAATACTCAAAATCTTATCTCCTGCTATGAGAAAGTAATCGGACAGAATTACACACAGCTCGTTCAGCTATTGCCCGAAGAAGGTATGAGGATTTACACTTCACAATGGCTGGCGGCAAAGCTGATTGAGGGCGATTCTTTGGCAATGGAATCCGTCCAGTCAGCCGCAAAAGGAAAATGGAGTGAGATTCAAAAAATCATTTCAAGTGTCAACGCAGGAAGTTTGCTCACCGGCGATTCTAAATTCAGGTGGATTGAGGGTCTTCTAAAAAATCATGTTACAAATCCCAGAAAGCGAAAAGAGCGAGGACGCTTTGATAAAATCGCCACCTCTAAAACGTGGGGAAAACCTCTGGCGATTCTGATTATCCTTTTTGGGCTATTGTTATCCATGATGATTGCTATGCCGTTTATGGGGTTATTCAGCTATATTCCCGCGCTATCTGCACCGTTATCCAACGTGATTTTAGGTGTGGGTATCCCTGCTTTTCTTGTTTCCCTGTTGTGTGACGCTGTGCTGGCGGGCATATCCTTTGCCCTGATGATGGCAAGTTTCGTGTTCGGTGTTAGTTTGGTATTTGGCTTTATGGAAGAAGTCGGCTACATGGCGCGTATCTCCTATGTTTTCGACAATACCATGTCAAAGTTCGGCTTGCAGGGGAAAGCTGTTATGCCATTTTTGGTAAGCCTTGGTTGTAATATTGGTGGTGTCGGCAGTACCCGCGTCATTGATTCATGGGGGCAGCGCGTGACCACAATCGCCTTATCATGGGTAGTACCTTGTGCTTCAACATGGGGTGTGGTAGGACTAATTAGCAGCCTGTTCTTTGAGAACATGGCACCAGTCGTTATTTTATCTATGTTTGTTGTTGCATTTCTGCACATCTTCATTACATCAAAAGTTTTCGGGAAACGCTTGATTAAAGAATCTGAACGTACAGGCTTGATTATGGAATTGCCGCCCTACCACAAGCCGCGCTACAAAAACCTGTTCCGCTTTGTTTTAGACCGCATTGGTGATGTGTTAAAAAGAGCATTGAAGATTATCATTTTGGTATCAGTTGTATTTTGGGCATTAGCCTACACCTCAAGCGGTAATATTGAGAACAGTTTGATTTATAAAATCGGAACAGCGATTGAGCCGGTCACCATGATATTCGGTCTTAGATGGCAGATGTTCATGGCATGGATGGCATCCGCTATCGGCAAGGAATCCTCTCTCGGAGTGTTGGCATCTTTGTTCAACTCACAAGGGGTTTGGTCTGCCATTGCCGGGCAAAAGTTGATTGAAACAAATACGGCTGTTGTCGGGACGAATCTGCTTGCCACCATTTCCAAGCCGGAAGCATTAGCTTTTCTGTATGCCTTTTTCTTCAACATGCCTTGCCTTATGACATTAAGTGCTACCGCGCAGGAATCCCACTCCATGAAATGGACATTGCGCATTACGGCATACTATTTGGCTACTGCCCTGCTTTTGTCAACGATTGCGTACCACATTGGGCTATTGATTTTTTAA